A window of the Arachis duranensis cultivar V14167 chromosome 5, aradu.V14167.gnm2.J7QH, whole genome shotgun sequence genome harbors these coding sequences:
- the LOC107487710 gene encoding uncharacterized protein LOC107487710, translating to MGSIVLAHPRQTLSSPRLGGASTSMPIVAPECLLEYRPAGPVGVFTSSHPSQDVGREGEPNQVENAMLEDDSNEEPADIGRDNNDEIPTNPAPSTGQPTELAPTFEDQGLHEGNSVAEFQVGQSFHSKEEAVLTIKDYIIRCGVEYRVMESDHLKYHGRCKEFGKGSVSIKVLQEATEGTYGFKPTYRKTWLAKQKAIVQIYGDWEESYAELPRWILGVQSTMEGTVALLKTSPVRVGDDVDDSTVIDGTHLYGKYGGTLLLAIAQYGNSNILPITFSLVVGKNAKSWSFFLTNLRQHVTPQQGILVISDRHNGIKTALENPNSGCFKGMDAKRLLVKAAYAKTEAEFHYWFDIMRAENPAMCDWTNRIEYDKWTQHQDGG from the exons ATGGGATCGATAGTTCTAGCGCATCCGCGCCAAACCCTCAGTTCACCACGATTGGGGGGTGCTTCCACCTCGATGCCAATCGTTGCACCTGAGTGTTTGTTGGAGTATCGGCCAGCTGGTCCAGTTGGGGTATTCACCTCATCTCATCCATCTCAAGATGTAGGACGTGAAGGGGAACCGAATCAGGTAGAAAATGCGATGCTAGAGGATGATTCCAACGAAGAGCCTGCTGACATTGGAAGGGACAACAATGATGAAATTCCGACAAACCCAGCACCAT CCACCGGCCAACCGACGGAGTTAGCACCAACCTTTGAGGATCAAGGGTTGCACGAGGGAAATTCTGTAGCTGAATTTCAAGTTGGCCAATCTTTCCACAGTAAGGAGGAAGCTGTGCTTACTATAAAAGATTACATTATTCGGTGCGGTGTTGAGTACAGAGTGATGGAGTCGGATCATCTTAAGTACCATGGGAGATGCAAGGAGTTCGGGAAGGGTT CGGTATCGATAAAGGTGTTGCAAGAAGCTACCGAAGGAACGTACGGGTTCAAGCCAACTTACAGGAAGACGTGGTTGGCAAAACAGAAGGCGATAGTACAAATATACGGGGACTGGGAAGAGTCCTACGCCGAGCTACCTCGTTGGATCCTTGGTGTGCAGTCTACCATGGAGGGGACGGTTGCCTTGTTGAAGACATCTCCAGTTCGAGTCGGTGATGACGTCGATGACTCAACCGT CATAGACGGTACTCATCTGTATGGCAAGTATGGAGGGACTTTGCTCTTGGCCATCGCTCAATATGGGAACTCCAACATCTTGCCTATTACTTTCAGTCTTGTGGTAGGGAAAAATGCCAAGTCGTGGTCTTTCTTCTTGACCAACCTGCGTCAACATGTGACTCCACAACAGGGGATACTGGTCATCTCAGATAGGCACAACGGCATCAAGACtgcactagaaaaccctaacaGCGGGTG TTTTAAGGGCATGGATGCAAAGCGTTTGCTTGTGAAAGCTGCTTATGCGAAGACTGAGGCAGAGTTTCACTATTGGTTTGATATAATGCGGGCTGAGAATCCAGCAATGTGTGATTGGACGAACAGAATAGAATACGATAAATGGACTCAGCATCAGGATGGTGGCTGA
- the LOC107487725 gene encoding LOW QUALITY PROTEIN: uncharacterized protein LOC107487725 (The sequence of the model RefSeq protein was modified relative to this genomic sequence to represent the inferred CDS: deleted 2 bases in 1 codon) has translation MDDMAAYYSAHLSVLPAPLPPPPGAAHPPVHHLHTQYVPHPQTPPPMFASYGPPIPPQSPGNEVRTLFVAGLPEDVKPREIYNLFREFPGYESSHLRNPTNSSQPFAFAVFANQQSAIMAMHALNGMVFDLEKESTLYIDLAKSNSRAKRTRIDDERAGSDKKARGSWATSDSAGVGSIHMPGMGNSAFNTNTIGYPSAQSRGNADGNTLNDGVFANLKKCSTPYIPQNSTPCATLFVANLGPSCNEQELMQVFSRYPGFLKLKMQSTYGFSFQSLFGHVQDVNSSSEALHNLQGTILHSSAAGEGMRLEYAKSRMGMRKKRK, from the exons ATGGACGACATGGCTGCGTACTACTCA GCCCACTTATCAGTATTACCAGCACCCTTGCCTCCCCCGCCGGGAGCGGCTCACCCGCCGGTGCACCACCTCCACACGCAGTACGTGCCTCACCCGCAGACGCCTCCGCCAATGTTCGCCTCATACGGCCCTCCGATTCCTCCTCAATCCCCCGGCAACGAGGTTCGCACTCTCTTCGTGGCTGGTCTCCCCGAAGACGTGAAGCCCCGCGAAATCTACAATCTCTTCCGCGAGTTCCCTGGATACGAATCCTCTCACCTTCGAAACCCTACCAATTCCTCTCAG CCATTTGCTTTTGCTGTGTTCGCCAATCAGCAGTCAGCAATCATGGCAATGCATGCTCTCAAT GGGATGGTATTTGATCTTGAAAAGGAGTCAACTCTTTATATTGATCTTGCAAAATCCAACTCCAGAGCTAAGCGCACAAGGATAG ATGATGAGAGAGCTGGCTCAGATAAGAAAGCTAGAGGATCATGGGCGACTTCAGATTCTG CAGGTGTTGGCAGCATTCACATGCCTGGAATGGGTAATTCTGCTTTCAACACGAACACGATTGGTTATCCATCTGCACAAAG TCGCGGAAATGCTGACGGTAACACTCTGAATGATGGTGTATTTGCAAATCTG AAAAAGTGTTCAACTCCTTACATTCCACAAAATTCGACCCCATGTGCAACATTATTTGTGGCTAATTTAGGGCCATCTTGTAATGAACAAGAGCTCATGCAGGTGTTTTCTAG ATACCCTGGATTTTTGAAACTGAAGATGCAGAGCACATATGgg TTTAGTTTCCAATCCCTGTTTGGTCATGTGCAGGATGTTAATAGCTCAAGTGAGGCTCTACACAATCTACAAGGCACCATTCTTCATTCCTCAGCAGCTGGCGAGGGAATGCGATTAGA ATATGCAAAATCTCGGATGGGTATGCGGAAGAAGCGGAAGTaa